The following nucleotide sequence is from Phycisphaera sp..
TTGCCGGGGTCGCGCTGCTTGGGGGTGAGCAGGTCGTTCTTGTTGATGTGGGCACGGATGTAGCGCATCTCGATGATGCCCAGCGTGGAGTTGGCGATGAAGTAGATCGAGAGCCCGCTGGGCGCGTTATACATGAAGACCGGGAACATGATGACCATCATGATCTTCATCATCTTCTGCTGGGACTTCTGCTCGGGCGTCATGGTGGCGCTCGGTGGCGGCATCATGTACTTTTGCTGGATGAAGAACACCACGCCCAGCAAGAGGGGGAGCAGGTTGATCGACGTGATCAGCCCCATGAGCGGGAGCTGGAATTGCAAGGCCGCCGGCAGCGTGATGGCGCTGTCGGGCTGGGCGAGGTCGGCCAGGAAGGGCCAGCCGCCGATGTGCTGGAAGATGCCGAAGAAGGCCGGCTCGTGGCGCAGCTCGATGGCGAAGTAGAGCGAGGCGTAGAGCGCGATCCAGACCGGGGTCTGGAGGAACATGGGCAGGCAGCCCAGCATGCCGGCGGGGTTGATGCCCTCCTCGCGCCAGAGCTTGGCCATCTCGGCCTGCATGCGTTTGGGATCGCCCTTGAATTTTTCCTGGATCTTCTTCTGCTTGGGGGCCATCTCCTGCATCTGGTGGCTGAACCGCTGGACGCGGATCTGGCTCCACTTGGTGACCGGGTGCAGCACGGTGCGCACGATGAGCACCAGCACGATGATGGCCAGCGCCCAGTCGAAGGTCAGGTAGTCATGGATGTTGTTGAGCAGCCACACCAGGATGTGGGCCAGCCAGGGGAAGGTGCAGACGGCGCAGGGGCCACCGAAGGTGTACTGCACGAGTTGCCGCAGCATCACGGCGTCTGCCGATGGGTTGGCCGAGATGAGTTCACGCGAGAGCGGGCCGCTGTAGATACCCAGCGCGTGGGTCAGTTGCGTTCGCGGCGCGACTTCGTATTTCGGGCTGGTGAGTTCGAGTCCTAGCACATAGTTCGGGCTGTTGGTCCTCGCACTGGGATCCAGCAGCACGCGAGAGACGCGTTCGACCGGGGTGAGCAGCGGGGCCACGTCCGGGGTCGGCTGGCCCTGGGCCACCCCGTGGACCGCGACGCCGAAGTAGCGATTCGTCAGGCCCGCCCAGGCGAGTTGGTGCCCGTTCCTTGAAACGCCGGCCGTGGGCCAGAGTTCCATCGACGCGGGGTAGAGGCCGGTCTGCTTGTTGCGTGGCCCCGACACGTTGGCGATGGTCTTCATGTAGTCGCCGCCGATGACGAAGTGGGGCGAGCCGGGCTCGACGTACCCGAAGCGGACGCGGCGCTTGTCGCCGCCGTAACCCTGGCTTTCCTGGTAGAGCTGGGCCGGGCCGAAGGTGATCCAGCGGATGTCGAGGGGCTGGTCGGTCAGGTTCTCGGCGCTCTGGGTGAGCGTGAAGTCGTGGGACTTGCCCTCTGATTGGTAGTGGCGTTCGAGGCGGGCGACGGGCGTTCCGGTGGCGTCGGCGATGGTGGCCTGGAACCTGCCGGGCTCGACCTGGGTCCATGCGTACCGGGCGTTGCCGTCGAGGTCGGTGGTGGTGTAGACCGAGACGCGCTCGCCGTTGATCTCAACGGCGACGGCGGCAAAGGGCACGATGCGCACCGTCCCACCGGTGGTGGCGAGCGTCCATTCTTGTTGTACCGGAACCGGATCGGCCGAACCGAGCCGGCGCTTGTAGCCGGCCAGTTCGATGCGATGGATGCCCGCGCCGAGGGGCGAGAAGGTGAGTTCGAGGGTGTGGGTGTTTGGGTCGACGCCACCGACCCGCGCGTACGTCGGGGCGGTTCCGCCGTCGCCGGCGGGCAGCACCCGGTATTCGGCTGCTAAAGATGCGGGCGTGTCCTGCGGGGCAGGATCGGGCGAGGCTTCGTCCGTGGATTCGGAGTCTTCCGCCGGAACGGGCGGCTCATCTCCGGCGGCGGGTTGCTCGGGCTCGCTGATGGGCTCGCTGATGGGTTCGCCGGGTTGCTCATCTTGCGACCCGCCCGGCTGTTGGGCTGGCGTTTCGGGTTGGCTTGCGGTTGGGTTGTTGCCCGGATTGGCGCTCTGGCTGCCGCTGATGATGGGCCAGGCGACCAGCAGGCCTACGGCGGCCAGGATGGCCAGCGGAACGAAGATGCGAGCGAGGCTCTTGGTGGGTTCTGCCATGGGTTGTTTACTGTCCGCCGAAGAGGCGATCCCCGAGGTAGTCGTCGATGGCTGCGATGGCCTTGATCTTGGTGGCGGTGTCCTGGATGTCGTACTCGACGCGGTGGAACTCGACGCGGTCTTCGTGGAGCATGGCGTAGCAGGCCCGGGGGTCGCCGTCGCGGGGCTGGCCTACCGAGCCCACGTTGATGATGATCTTCTCGCCCTCGCGGAACTTGAAGCCCGCGTCGCCCAACTCGTCGGGGGGATAAAAATCGGGCTCGTCGGTGAAGACGCCGGGGACGTGGGTGTGTCCGACGATGCAGGCGCCCTCGAAACGTTCAAAGATGGCTTCGAGCTTCTCGGGGGCGTCGCGGACGTCCTTGTCGAAGATGTATTCGTTGATGGGTCGGCGGGGTGAGCCGTGGACGGCCAGCAGCGAGACCTTCAGCGGCGAATCGGCGTCGGCCACGCGGACACGCAGGCGGCCCAGGAAGTTGTATCGCTCGGTGCGTTTGGCCTCGTCGGGCTCGGCATCGAACTGCTCGCGTGTCCAGTAGGCCGAGCCGGCGGCCATGGGGTTGAAGTTCGTGGGTTCGTACAGGACGGCGAAGTCGTGGTTGCCCATGAGCGACCAGGCGCAGCGTTCTCGGACGAGATCGACGCAGGCCAGGGGCTCGGGGCCGTAGCCCACGATGTCGCCCAGGCAGACGATGCGGTCGACGCCCTTGCTCTCGATATCGGCGAGCACCGCCTTGAGAGCGGTGGCGTTCCCGTGCATGTCGCTGATCACGGCGGTCGGCAATGAACAAACCCTCCGCGGGCACGCCCGCTGGCTACATGAACCCCCGCGCTCCCCGCCGGGACCGCAGTGGGCGGGAGTGTACGGAAGCGATCGGCCCAAGGCCATTGGCACGCGGCAGCGCGTGATCGGGTGTTCGCCAGATCCCAATAGTTGGGCCGGCGCGGTGCCTGCCAGAACGGCGGATTATTGGGAACAGCGTGCCGCCCCTTCCAGCCGATATGGCCCCCGGCAGGGTGTGCGGCGACCCGGGGCGAGGCCCCGGGCGCCCCAGGCCCCGGCGGCCGATGGCCTGCCGGTTGCAGCCATGCCGCTTGTGAGCCGATGAGAGGCTTGCGAGGATGCCCCAGATCCGTCCGAAGGGCGCAGGCCCGGCTTGGTCGGTTTTTACCAGGATTCGGGTCGGCCTTAGAGTCGGCTTCTAGAGAGGAGAAGGACCGCCCATGCCCGCATCGGCTGTTTCCTACCAACGCACGCGTGAGATGACCATCGACGAGCTCTTGCTCGAGAACCGGGTGGTGTTCCTGATCGGGGAGATCAACTTCTCCTCGGCCGCCCGGGTGATGATGCAGATGCTGTACCTCGAAGACCAGAAGCGGGGCCAGCAGATCAACTTCTACATCAATAGCCCCGGTGGGGCCGTCGACGACACGCTGGCGCTGTACGACACCATGCAGTTCCTCTCCAGCCCCGTGGCAACGTACTGCATCGGGCGGGCCTACTCGGGCGGCGCGGTGCTGCTGACCGCCGGCGAGAAGGGCAAACGGTACATCCTGCCGCACGCCAAGGTGATGATCCACCAGCCCTACGGCGGCATCACGGGCCAGGCCGAGGACATCCGCCTGCAGGCCGAGCAGATCATCAAGAGCAAGCGGGCGCTGAACGAGATCCTGGCGAACCACACCGGCCAGGATTGGGAGACCATTCAGAAGGACAGCGAGCGTGACCGTTACTTCAGCGCCGAAGAGGCCAAGGCCTACGGCATCGTTGACGAGGTGCTCCAGCACACGAAGAAGGGCGGCGGCTAAGCCGGCGTTCGTTGGAGCCCACTTCATCACCTTGCACGTCGAAGACCACCCCCAGCCGGAGACACCCGCCCATGAGCGTTGAATCGAACTACCTGGTGCCCATCGTCATCGAGAAGACCGGCCGCGGCGAGCGGTCGTACGACATCTATTCGCGCCTGCTTAAGGACAGGATCATCTTCCTGGGCGGGCCGGTGGGCGACGACATGGCCAACCTGATCGTGGCCCAGTTGCTGTTCCTGGCCAACGAGGACCCCGAGAGCGACGTGCACCTATACGTCAACTCGCCGGGTGGCAGCGTGACCAGCGGGCTTGGCATCATCGACACGATGAACTTCATCCAGCCCCAGGTGAGCACGTATATCATCGGCCAGGCCGCCAGCATGGGGTCGGTGATCGCCGCGAGCGGCGAGAAGGGCAAGCGGTTCTGCCTGCGGAACAGCCGCAACCTGATGCACCAGCCGCTCATCGGCGGCATCATGGAGGGTCAGGCGACCGACCTTGAGATCGAAGCCAAAGAGATCATCCGCCTGCGTGAGCGGCTCTACCAGATCTACTCCGATGCCACCGGGCAGACAACCGAGAAGATCGAGCGAGACTGCGATCGCAACCTCTGGCTCGACGACGAGGAGATGATCAAGTACGGGCTGATCGACAAGGTGCTCGACAACATGCCACGCTCGATGGGGCATCAGAAGGACGAAGAGTAAGCCCGAACGGGTGAACGAAAAGCCCCGACGCCACACACGTTGTGGTCGCCGGGGACTGGGAGAAGAGCCGACCCCATGGCTCCGCTCCGAGCACCACAGAGTGCGACGCCTGGGACCTCATGGTTCCGGGCGTCTTGTGTGATTAGCGCGGGGTGCGCTCGTTGCGTTCCTGCTCGGATTTGTCCAAGCG
It contains:
- the yidC gene encoding membrane protein insertase YidC, translated to MAEPTKSLARIFVPLAILAAVGLLVAWPIISGSQSANPGNNPTASQPETPAQQPGGSQDEQPGEPISEPISEPEQPAAGDEPPVPAEDSESTDEASPDPAPQDTPASLAAEYRVLPAGDGGTAPTYARVGGVDPNTHTLELTFSPLGAGIHRIELAGYKRRLGSADPVPVQQEWTLATTGGTVRIVPFAAVAVEINGERVSVYTTTDLDGNARYAWTQVEPGRFQATIADATGTPVARLERHYQSEGKSHDFTLTQSAENLTDQPLDIRWITFGPAQLYQESQGYGGDKRRVRFGYVEPGSPHFVIGGDYMKTIANVSGPRNKQTGLYPASMELWPTAGVSRNGHQLAWAGLTNRYFGVAVHGVAQGQPTPDVAPLLTPVERVSRVLLDPSARTNSPNYVLGLELTSPKYEVAPRTQLTHALGIYSGPLSRELISANPSADAVMLRQLVQYTFGGPCAVCTFPWLAHILVWLLNNIHDYLTFDWALAIIVLVLIVRTVLHPVTKWSQIRVQRFSHQMQEMAPKQKKIQEKFKGDPKRMQAEMAKLWREEGINPAGMLGCLPMFLQTPVWIALYASLYFAIELRHEPAFFGIFQHIGGWPFLADLAQPDSAITLPAALQFQLPLMGLITSINLLPLLLGVVFFIQQKYMMPPPSATMTPEQKSQQKMMKIMMVIMFPVFMYNAPSGLSIYFIANSTLGIIEMRYIRAHINKNDLLTPKQRDPGKKTFMQRLMERAQQRQEMIQAARGQGPAKGPTSGALGARRKKTENRRKGRR
- a CDS encoding ATP-dependent Clp protease proteolytic subunit, translated to MPASAVSYQRTREMTIDELLLENRVVFLIGEINFSSAARVMMQMLYLEDQKRGQQINFYINSPGGAVDDTLALYDTMQFLSSPVATYCIGRAYSGGAVLLTAGEKGKRYILPHAKVMIHQPYGGITGQAEDIRLQAEQIIKSKRALNEILANHTGQDWETIQKDSERDRYFSAEEAKAYGIVDEVLQHTKKGGG
- a CDS encoding metallophosphoesterase family protein, producing the protein MPTAVISDMHGNATALKAVLADIESKGVDRIVCLGDIVGYGPEPLACVDLVRERCAWSLMGNHDFAVLYEPTNFNPMAAGSAYWTREQFDAEPDEAKRTERYNFLGRLRVRVADADSPLKVSLLAVHGSPRRPINEYIFDKDVRDAPEKLEAIFERFEGACIVGHTHVPGVFTDEPDFYPPDELGDAGFKFREGEKIIINVGSVGQPRDGDPRACYAMLHEDRVEFHRVEYDIQDTATKIKAIAAIDDYLGDRLFGGQ
- a CDS encoding ATP-dependent Clp protease proteolytic subunit: MSVESNYLVPIVIEKTGRGERSYDIYSRLLKDRIIFLGGPVGDDMANLIVAQLLFLANEDPESDVHLYVNSPGGSVTSGLGIIDTMNFIQPQVSTYIIGQAASMGSVIAASGEKGKRFCLRNSRNLMHQPLIGGIMEGQATDLEIEAKEIIRLRERLYQIYSDATGQTTEKIERDCDRNLWLDDEEMIKYGLIDKVLDNMPRSMGHQKDEE